In one window of Henckelia pumila isolate YLH828 chromosome 1, ASM3356847v2, whole genome shotgun sequence DNA:
- the LOC140881347 gene encoding uncharacterized protein — protein MSMETTRFTYNPISDPESEPSFSGILEIHVHHARNIHNICIYDNQDVYAKFSLTYNPDDVLSTRIIDGGGKNPEFNEDLIMKINQMDAVLKCEIWMLSRAKNFMDDQLLGFALVPISSVKGKGKVTQDFDLSSTDLFHSPAGTIKLSLSLTAKTPLNPMPVPFADSADDCSTTSELLVDKKISEEYSRIEFPDMNVVNENQQMVSEYFDLAKNGTLLRPWPEKADGLFLYLGASPDLPIDDYEMAGNSSEGYRSASTSPDGSIQNSGIHSSTMTSLSEDRNLADTMEKRSHVFGDYSTSLDDIGSIIAETSTSKKNEDSQFGNELNFSSKEEESNKERNKHAAKIASNIKFEAEESAMQQQIVDMYMRSMQQFTESLAKMKLPMDLNKPQADDQGDSVQNHNENIEIENKRKDGSRVFYGSRAFF, from the coding sequence ATGAGCATGGAGACTACTCGATTCACCTACAACCCGATATCCGACCCAGAGTCAGAACCATCCTTTTCGGGGATTCTTGAAATCCATGTTCATCATGCAAGGAACATCCACAACATATGCATATACGACAACCAAGATGTTTATGCAAAATTCTCCCTCACGTACAATCCTGATGATGTTCTATCCACCAGGATCATCGACGGGGGCGGCAAGAACCCGGAATTCAATGAGGATTTGATCATGAAAATCAACCAAATGGATGCTGTACTCAAATGCGAGATATGGATGCTTAGTAGAGCCAAGAATTTTATGGATGATCAGCTTCTGGGATTTGCTCTTGTCCCAATTTCTTCTGTGAAGGGTAAAGGGAAAGTGACTCAGGATTTCGATCTTTCTTCCACTGATCTGTTTCATTCCCCCGCCGGTACAATCAAACTATCTCTTTCCTTGACCGCAAAAACTCCCCTGAATCCAATGCCAGTTCCTTTTGCTGATTCAGCTGATGATTGTTCTACTACTTCTGAACTTTTAGTGGATAAAAAGATTTCGGAAGAGTACTCAAGGATAGAGTTTCCTGACATGAATGTAGTTAACGAAAATCAGCAGATGGTTTCGGAGTACTTTGATTTGGCTAAAAATGGAACCCTTTTAAGACCATGGCCGGAGAAGGCTGATGGCTTGTTCCTTTACCTCGGGGCTTCGCCAGATTTGCCCATCGACGACTATGAAATGGCTGGTAACTCATCTGAGGGTTATCGTTCCGCCTCAACTTCACCCGATGGAAGTATCCAAAACTCAGGTATTCACAGCTCAACCATGACAAGCTTAAGTGAAGATCGAAATCTTGCTGATACAATGGAGAAAAGAAGTCACGTGTTCGGTGATTATTCGACTTCGCTGGATGATATTGGATCAATCATAGCAGAAACTTCTACTTCAAAGAAGAATGAAGATTCCCAATTCGGAAACGAGCTTAACTTTTCCAGTAAAGAGGAGGAAAGCAACAAAGAAAGGAACAAACATGCGGCGAAAATTGCAAGCAATATTAAGTTTGAGGCCGAGGAGTCTGCCATGCAGCAACAGATAGTTGATATGTACATGAGGAGCATGCAGCAATTTACAGAGTCTCTGGCAAAAATGAAGCTTCCAATGGACTTGAATAAGCCTCAAGCTGACGATCAAGGCGACTCGGTTCAGAATCATAATGAAAATATAGAGATTGAGAACAAGAGAAAAGATGGTTCCAGGGTATTTTATGGCAGCAGGGCGTTTTTCTAA
- the LOC140881340 gene encoding non-specific phospholipase C2, which yields MLSSMAKSATATATFVVLLLLLLTATHPHQISAASPIKTVVILVMENRSFDHMLGWMKKLNPEINGVDGSESNRLNTTDPNSSKIFFGNQSHFVDPDPGHSFQAIREQIFGSNDTSADTPPMNGFAQQALSMDPNMPQSVMNGFFPEKVAVYESLVSEFAVVDRWFASIPSSTQPNRLYVHSGTSHGATSNVPAQLAKGFPQRTIFEDLHDAGISFGIYFQNIPATLFYRNLRKLKYLLKFHPYDLSFKNDAKNGKLPGYVVVEQRYTDSKTEPANDDHPSHDVYQGQMFVKEVYETLRGSPQWNETLFVITYDEHGGFYDHVPTPNHGIPSPDGIVGPEPFFFNFDRLGVRVPAILISPWIEKGTVVHGPNGSPFANSEYEHSSIPATVRKIFNLSSPPLTNREKWAGTFEGILNKRSTPRTDCPEQLPTPVKIRQGDANEDAKVSEFQQELIQLAAVLRGDDILTSNLGIFGKEMTVRQAKKYMEDSVRSFFEAGTEALKLGVGGEQIVKMRPSLSTRLSNP from the exons ATGCTTTCATCAATGGCGAAATCCGCCACAGCCACCGCCACCTTCGTggtcctcctcctcctcctcctcaccGCCACCCACCCGCATCAGATCTCCGCCGCTAGCCCAATAAAGACGGTGGTGATACTGGTAATGGAGAACCGCTCGTTCGACCACATGTTAGGATGGATGAAGAAGCTCAACCCTGAAATCAATGGCGTCGATGGCTCTGAATCCAATCGTCTCAACACAACTGATCCGAATTCGTCCAAGATTTTCTTCGGAAACCAATCCCATTTCGTCGACCCTGATCCGGGCCACTCATTTCAGGCCATTAGAGAGCAGATTTTTGGATCAAACGACACTTCTGCTGATACACCCCCCATGAATGGTTTTGCTCAGCAAGCTTTATCCATGGATCCCAACATGCCACAGAGTGTCATGAATGGATTTTTTCCTGAAAAG GTTGCTGTGTACGAGTCGTTAGTATCTGAATTTGCAGTGGTGGATAGGTGGTTTGCCTCCATACCCTCATCGACCCAACCAAACAGACTATACGTCCATTCGGGCACGTCCCACGGCGCAACGTCGAACGTGCCGGCACAGCTCGCCAAAGGTTTCCCACAACGCACCATTTTTGAGGATCTTCATGATGCCGGGATATCATTTGGAATATACTTCCAAAACATTCCAGCCACACTCTTTTACAGAAACTTGAGAAAACTCAAATATCTTCTCAAGTTTCATCCCTACGACTTGTCCTTCAAGAATGATGCTAAAAACGGAAAATTACCGGGCTACGTGGTTGTCGAGCAACGATACACAGATTCGAAAACCGAGCCTGCTAACGATGATCATCCATCACATGATGTGTATCAGGGGCAGATGTTTGTGAAGGAAGTGTATGAGACACTTAGGGGCAGTCCTCAGTGGAATGAAACTCTGTTTGTCATCACATATGATGAACATGGAGGATTCTATGACCATGTACCGACCCCGAATCATGGGATTCCGAGCCCGGATGGGATAGTTGGGCCTGAGCcgttttttttcaattttgacaGATTGGGAGTTAGAGTTCCTGCCATCCTAATCTCCCCTTGGATTGAAAAGGGCACTG TTGTTCATGGTCCCAACGGCTCTCCTTTTGCAAATTCGGAATACGAACATTCTTCTATTCCGGCTACAGTCAGGAAGATATTTAACTTGTCGTCGCCGCCTCTAACAAACAGAGAAAAATGGGCCGGCACATTTGAAGGCATTCTCAACAAGCGCAGCACTCCAAGAACAGATTGCCCAG AGCAACTACCCACTCCAGTTAAGATCAGGCAAGGAGATGCAAATGAAGATGCCAAAGTGAGTGAATTTCAGCAGGAACTGATACAACTTGCAGCTGTACTGAGAGGAGATGATATCCTGACAAGCAATCTTGGCATTTTCGGGAAAGAAATGACGGTTAGACAAGCTAAAAAATACATGGAAGACTCTGTCCGAAGCTTCTTCGAAGCAGGAACAGAAGCTCTAAAGTTGGGAGTTGGTGGTGAACAAATTGTGAAAATGAGGCCATCCCTTTCGACAAGATTGTCTAACCCTTGA